The Spiroplasma clarkii genome has a window encoding:
- a CDS encoding GIY-YIG nuclease family protein: MIYNRKFVQIMKIKNSRSLEYKALNINYCTKVLNQVIKNKKVYDMNSVFELEKDLQGVYLIFALDSQNNLKMSYIGESTDIQTRWKKHLYHLKNKNRPAARLRKLESNISNLRFVILALTDSQNQRLKTETYYIYTFKSRFISANSKIANNKMRCNFGHGVKKTFLTYSEIDGKFRLEIYGCCWNKMCQDRFLIDKEN, translated from the coding sequence ATGATCTATAATCGCAAATTTGTTCAAATTATGAAGATTAAAAATTCTCGCTCTTTAGAATATAAGGCTCTAAACATTAACTATTGTACAAAAGTTTTAAATCAAGTAATTAAAAATAAAAAAGTTTATGATATGAATTCAGTTTTTGAACTTGAAAAGGATTTACAAGGAGTTTATCTGATTTTTGCACTTGATAGCCAAAACAATTTAAAAATGAGTTACATTGGTGAATCAACTGACATTCAAACTCGATGAAAAAAGCATCTCTATCACTTAAAGAACAAAAATCGTCCAGCTGCTAGGTTAAGAAAACTTGAATCAAACATAAGCAATTTAAGATTTGTAATTTTAGCACTAACAGATAGTCAAAACCAGAGGTTGAAAACCGAAACATATTATATTTATACTTTCAAGTCACGCTTTATTAGTGCTAATTCAAAAATTGCTAATAATAAAATGCGTTGTAATTTTGGACATGGAGTTAAAAAAACATTTCTAACTTATTCAGAAATTGATGGCAAATTTAGGCTTGAAATTTATGGTTGTTGCTGAAATAAAATGTGCCAAGATAGATTTTTAATTGATAAAGAAAATTAA